The DNA region taaaaagagaactTGGTCCTTGGTTCCTCATCCCAAATCTGTTAATATTGTGCGCTCAATGTGGTTATTTAGGCACAAACATGATGAAGATGGGAATCTCACTAGCTACAAGGCTTGCTTGGTCGCTAATGGCAAGTGTCAAGATGTTGGATTTGATTATGATGACACATTCAGTCTCGTGTTCAAGCCAGCTATGATCCGAATGGTGCTTTATTTCGCCCTCTCCCACAACTAGTTCATTCATCAATTGGACGTTAAAAATGCCTTCCTCAATGGAGACCTTGACAAGATCGTATACATGCACCAACCACCAGGATATCATGACCCGTCGAATCCAGACCAAGTTTGTCTGCTCCACAAATCAATTTACGGACTAAAACAAGCACCACGAATGTGGAATCAGCGCTTTGCATCCTACGCTCATCGTATTGAGTTCCAATAGAGCAAATGTGATTCCTCCTTGTTCACCTTCCACACCTCCAAAGGCAGGGCGTATCTTGTTTTGTGCGTCGATGACAACTTGCTCACTGCCTCTTCCACCGCTCTTTGCGATGACATCATTTCCTCACTTAATCGTGAATTTTCCATCACTGATCTTGGTACGGCTAAGTACTTCCCCAGAATCTCCATCAAACGAAACTCTGCGGGTCTCTTTCTTGATCAACTCAATACGCCATGGAGATTATTCAACGAGCCAACATGGAGAATTGTAATCCCGTCACAACCCCCGTGGATGCTCGAGCCAAACTCTCTGCAGACGACAGTCCGACATTCTCGGATCCTACGCTATATCGTAGCTTGGTAGGGGCTCTCCAATATCTCACCTTCACTCGTCTTGATATTTCCTACGCAGTCCAACAGGTGTGCCTCTTCATGCATGATCCACGCGAATTCCATTACAAT from Camelina sativa cultivar DH55 chromosome 3, Cs, whole genome shotgun sequence includes:
- the LOC109130955 gene encoding uncharacterized protein LOC109130955 is translated as MTTHSKSGITKPRQPLSLLTQTVSTLPSSHIKALEDPNWHGAMNAEYDAQIKKRTWSLVPHPKSVNIVRSMWLFRHKHDEDGNLTSYKACLVANGKCQDVGFDYDDTFSLVFKPAMIRMVLYFALSHN